The sequence below is a genomic window from Verrucomicrobiota bacterium.
GCATAACCCCCAGTTTAACTGTAACCTATGTGCCCGGTAAATGTGTTACCGATGCGGCCGGTTTATACCTATGACCCCATTGGTTCTCCCCTCCACCTGGCGAGACCACGTGGTATCAAAGGTTTTCTGTCCTACCCTTCGGCTAGGACCGCACCGCGATTGATCGAAAGTGAGATTATAACCCTGTGGCAGTACCGAGTCCTTGGACGACAGCGAAGCGAACAACAACCACAGGGTACCGAGGGACCACGTCCCGACACATACAAGTTCTAGCAGATTATACTCTATTAAGAAACTTCGACCGCGGAAGAACTCTCCGATCGCTACTCCAGATGATCACCGATGCCATTCCCGTTCTTGTCTGTAACGCCGGAGAGGGGGTGCTCCACCACCGCCGCCCAGGCGATTTCACGGAAGATTTTGTCCATGTCGGCGTCTAGGAAACCTGGTTTCTGGTCGAACTTGATAGGTGCTGAAATAAGTTCAGGGGATTTACCGTAGAGCGTGGCGTAGAATACATAACCCTCCAGGCGGTCGAAGCCGGGGCCCAAGTGGCCGCGTTGGTCTGCCCAGATAGAACTTTCTTTTCCGCCAATCACCTTATACAGGCCTTCGACACCGGGAAGCTCTCCCCGCTTGAACCGCTTGGCCGCCTCCGTCATGGCAGCGCGCGTAGGCAGGATGTATACTTCATCGGTTGTTTCGCGCAGTGTTTTCACGAGACCCGCAAAACCCGTGTTCGCGACCTCGTTGAGTTGGTCGAAGACCTCATCCGTAAAGAAGGATTCTGATTCCGGGTTTCCTTTCCGTTTGAAGACCATCTGGACCTGAGAGAGCGTGGGCCAGCCGTCGATGACAAAATACTTCATGCCAGGATTGTATTGTTCGCAGAAATCGATCCAGCTCGTGTAGAATTTCGGACGATCTCCGTTGTAGGGCCCCCAGATCATCGCCTCCCATTTCGCGTTGGAAATAGCGGCCAGGAGCTTGGGCAAGGGCTTGCCGTCAAATTCGAAAATGCCGTTTTCCTGCTCCCACTTGTAGCTCACGCTGCCCGTGCGCCCGCCGCCATTGTGCAAGGAAAGCGGCTGCTCGAAACCAGCGGCCCGGGTGATGGCGGGCAAAGTTCTATAGCCGGGTGCGGTAAAGCTGTGGCCCGTTCCCACGATGCGTAGGATACCGTCGGCTTGCTCGGGAAAGGACATGGCGTCGCTCGCTTCCGCGTAGGTGCGCCCCGCCTCGCCCCGCTTGTAAATCGCCATGATCTCTTCGGGCGTTTTGAGACTGACCGCGTGCGGTGGAAATTCATCTTCCTCCCATCCAGGATCGAATGTCGGTATCGCTTGCGCGGCTGCGGCCTGACGCGCATTGCGCTCCGCGTCTCTCTGGGACTGTTGGCGGGCGGCCTGATACTCCTCCTCGGTCAGTTTGCCATCGCCATTCGCATCCGTTTCCGGAAAACGTTCGAGCAGTTGTGCCAATCGCGCTTCGGAAAGCTGTTGGGCTTGGGCCATTGAGAACGGCGCGGCTACCGCCAGAGAGAGGATCGCGAAGAGAAGGATGGGGCGTTGTTTGTTCATGGGTATACGAATCCGTTGATTGAGCTTCGAGGCATTTTCAAATAAAAGTAAGTGGGGGAGAAATACGGGGTCATATCTTCATTATTGACAGAAAACAGGGGTCAGATTTGGGAATGGAGGACCGGATTCATTAATTCAGTACGTTGGGGATTGGAGTTGATAAAAGGAGCTGAGTGGAAGAAAAGGAAGAATTTTGTCAATAATGAAGATATGACCCTGTTCCTTATGCCCTTAGCTTCCTGAATGTTCCCGGAATCTATTCCCAACAATCCGGATCGGTCCAGATCGGCACCCTTTTGCTTTATTTGTAAAATTGCCTCTTTCTTAAACTCTTTAGAACCGTAACACCACCCCTTACTTAATTTATCAAAGGCCAAGGTCTTCTTCCCAGGTTCGTTTTCTGCCAGAAACTTCAGGTAATCCAGGTATTTTTTATGAGCATATTTGCTATCCTTGATACCACCAATGGCAGACAACACGGCATCCATGTTCAGAAATCCCGGCCGGGGCTTTTTCAGATACCAGGACAAACTGCTCCATCGGTATTCCCCGACCTGCTCAACCGATTCAATACCGGCTCTTTGAGGATTGAGATGAATATAGCTTGTCACAGGTGCAAGGGCTTCAGGTTCGAGGAGGATCCCTTTAAAACGGCCCTGGAACGGTCGTCCGGTTCGACGTCGAAACCGGTTGTTGCGCATCACCCAAGTTCCCTGCAGCCATTTCATACCGAGACTTAGATTCGGCTCTGGAGTTTCCACCGCCAAGTGGAAGTGGTTGCTCATGATTACATAAGCGCTCAGCTTCCAATCAAAGCGTTCGCAGGCTTGTACCGAGCAACTTCAGTTGCAACACATCTACAAGCGTAGCGCAGAATAACAACAAGGTTCTTTCAAACGCCTCTGCCGCACCCCTGGCTAAAAAGATTTTGGATTGGAAATTACCACTACCGAGCAACGCAGTTGCGACATGACCACGAGAGCCCATTAATAACGTGATAACACGCTCCAGGGTACTCTGCTCTTAACTTCCGTGCCATGCGGATGAAAGAAGATGCTCAATTGATTTATGTCAATAATGAAGATATGACCCCATATGCGCCATACAATTGATTTATGTCAATAATGAAGATATGACCCCATATGCGCCATAATGACCCCATATGCGCCATACTTATTCTCTACCACCTTATTCTCTACCCCCCAGGCTCATGGTATCAAAACGGATTTAACGATTTCAGCGGAATGCATGGTTTCAAAGGCGGTGTGCCACTCTTCGAGGGGCCAGACCCCGCCGATGACCGGATCGAGGTTCAGTTGCCCGGTGGCCAGGAGCTGCAGGACGCGTTCCCAGATGGGCCAGTTATGGCTGAAGCTACCCCGCAGGGTGATGGCTTTCTGGACCAGCGGATCGAGGGAAAAGCCCAGGGGCTGGTGGCCCCAGCCGACCTTGCTGATCCAGCCTGCCGGGCGGGTGATTTTCAGGGCGATTTCCAGCGTTTTGGACACACCGGCCGCGTCGATGACGCCATCGACTCCCAATCCATCGACGGCGTAGGCCCAGTCTTCCAGGCCATCCACAAGGGCGGTGCAGCCGTAGGTTTCGGCGACCTTCAGCCGTTTGCGGTCCGTCTCCAAGCCCACCACGGCCACCTCGGCTCCGCAGAGTTTGGCCATGGCGGCGCAGAGCAGGCCAATGGGGCCGGGCCCCATCACGGCGACCCGGTCGCCCGGCTTGATGTCGGCATGGTGGATGACCGCGTTGTAAGCGACACAACACGGTTCGGTCAGGGCGGCTTTTTCAAAGGCCAATCCTTCCGGGATGCGGTGAAGGCACCGGGCCGGAACCCGGACGAATTTCGTCATCGCTCCGTTTACCCCGTATCCAAAACCTTTGCGGGTGGGATCAAGGTTGTAGAGTCCTTTCCGGGTCATGGGATTGTTGGGGTCGATGACGGCCGCGGTTTCGCTGACCACGCGATCGCCTTCCTTCCATCCGATTACCCGACTGCCGATTTCGGCGATGACTCCTCCAAATTCATGGCCCAGCACGACCGGATAATTGACCGGCCAGCCGTGTACCGCCTGCCACTGGTGGAGGTCACTGCCGCATACGCTGACGGCCTTGACCTGGAGAAGCACATCCTCGTCGCCGATGGTAGGCTTCTCGAGCTCACGGAGTTCGACGGCTTTGTGCTTGTTCTGGTAATTGACGACTGCGGGATGGAACATAAATTATAGGTGAGTAGTGAGAATGGGATTGTGACAGCACTCGATTGCTGGGAAAGCCGTTGTCTTTCGGAGGTTTGGGTTATATCGCATGCTCGGAAGCCAGAACCACCCTACCAGTTTCGGACACTCCATGAATCATTACACTGTGCAGGATTACTAATTTGAACCGAGGTGTGAGAATTAATTGATGGGAACATCCCCATAGGCGTGCACGGCGTTGCAAATTATCCGCAAAGAGGCTTCCAGATCGCCTTCGGCCGTTTTGAAGGAATCGGCGTCGATGGTCAAGGGGGCTCCGAGCACCACCAGGGGGGCACCGAACTCAGGGGTCCTGATCGCTTGCTCTATGGTTAGGCCTCCCACCGCCTGAACGGGCACATGGACCGCCTGAACAATTTCCCGCAGTTGGTCGAGAGGATTGGGCATGCGCTCCCCGCGGGCGGCAATACCGCGGCGTTCGTCGTAGCCGATGTGATGAATGACAAAATCGCAGCCGAGGTCGGCCAGCAGTTTGGCGCCGTCGACCATGTTACTGCTGCCCAGGTTGTCGCCCATGATTTTAATCCCCAGGTCCTTACCTGCCTTGACCACGCAACGAATGGTTTCCTCATGGGCCTGCGACATGACGACGACGTGGGTGGCTCCGGCTTTGGCCATAAGTTCCGCCTCCAGCCAGCCCCCGTCCATGGTTTTCAGGTCGGCCACGATGGGCGTATCGGGGAAACGGCTACGCAGTGCCTTGACGCCATGCATGCCTTCGGCGATAATGAGCGGGGTGCCGGCCTCCAGCCAGTCGACCCCGGCCCGCATGGCCATTTCGGCGGTGGACAGGGCTTCCGCGATTTCTATGATGTCGAGGGATATTTGAACGATGGGTTTCATGGAGTTATTCTACAATTCGTTTTACGCTGGATCATTGTGATATAAAGGCATGTATGTCAGCCATCTGTTGAGGATTCAAAACCGCTTCGAGGCCTTCGGGCATTTGGGAGCGGCCTGTTGAGGACATTAATTGGATTTCGGATCGAAGAATGATCTGTTCGTTTCCATCCAAACCGACGAGTGTGACACTGTTTCCGGTTTCATTCTGTAACATCCCCAACAGTGCCGTTCCATCCTTTAATCGAAGGTCATAAAGCAGGAATTTGTCCTCTACCGCCTGATTGGGTAAAATAATTCCTGTCAGCAAGGCTTTAATGGAATTATCCGTCAAGGCCGCAAGGTCGGGACCCACGGGACGGCCAATACCCTTCACCTGGTGGCAAACGGAGCAGAAGGAGGTGAACCAAAGGCGGCCCTGTTCTGGATCACCCCGCATTTTATAGGTGGCTTCATACTTGGCAAGTATTGCATGTCGGTTCTGATTAACCTCACCCCCGAATACTTCTTCGGCCCGGTTCCGGACGGCGGGAAATGGTGATTTGAAAAGTCGATCACGGTGTGCCACATCCACTGCTGAAGCAGGGATCAGGCCTGATTCGACCGAATCAAGCAGGACGCGGGTCAATCTGGTATGATTGATCATGAGGTTTAGAACCGAGGATCGAAGCGTTGGACCAAATTGACTCCAACTCTCGACAATGATATTCTCAGCCTTACTATGATTTATTTCCCCCAGCCGGCTAACCGCGGCCATTTGAAGCTCTACCGGTGTTTCCGGTAGAAGTAATGCGGACAAGCTGGGCAATCCGCTGAGGTTTCCGCCGGGGTCCTTACCGAATACCGCTATGGCCCCGATGCGTTCCTGGATGGGGCGTTTCCCGTCACTAACAATTTCCGGGGCGGATGCGATAACGGAGGCACAGGTTTGAAGTAATTCCTGCAATTCCGGTGAGCTTTTCTCCGCCAGTTCTTCCAGTGAACTTTTCCTGACTTCCAAGGCTCTCAGCAATTGGGCCACTCTTTCAAATCGGCGTTGACCGGGAGTATCCGGATGGAGTGCGCCGCGAAGGAGTTTTATTAATGCGGATTCGTGTTCAATTCCCAAAGCGATGGCCATCAAATCGGACTCAAATGTCGGCGATGGCATGTTTCCCGTTTCGCCTTGGATAGCCACCAGATTTTCCAAATGCGGAACTGCGGAACTTAGGGCTGAGGCCAAAAGATAAGGATCCTTTCCATGAAGGAGGACTAGTTCCGCTAATGCCGCACCAGCCCTTTTCTGGGGCCATTCTCCCAGTGTATACGCCAATTGTTGTAACAGTGGAGGATAATTTTCTTTCACCAGTGAGATCAACTCATCCAAAAGCCAGGGGTAAGTTTCCACAAAGGATTCACTGATGCGAACCGCGTGGCGGCGAATTTCGGGTGACTCATCGTTCAAAGCATGGGCTAGAATTTCTGGACGCAGCTTACCCAGACCGTCCAGTGTGCAAAGGGCATGCAATCTTCCAAGTTCGCTTGCCGGATTCTGAATCAACTTTTCAAGTTCCGGAATCGCCCTGGGGCTTTTTTGCTCGATGATCAATTGTTGAGCCATGTCCCTCTGAATCCCGTTGGGACTGCTTAGGACTTGGACCAGTTCTGGAGTGGAAAGCGAATTCAATCGGGGAATGGAACGCACCGGATTGTGTCTGGGCACGACACGGTATATGCGTCCCAGGTTACTGCCCGCTCGTAAGTCTAGAACAGCCAGCCACTCTTCGGGAATCCATTCGGGATGTTCTATCACATAGCGGTGCATGTCCACCACCCAGAGCGCGCCATCGGGTCCTGTGCGCGATACTGTTGGCCGGAACCATGTGTCGGTCGAGGCAAGGAATTCGGATGTTTGCTCCGTTGCTGCGCGGGAGCTGGAAAAAGTGGTTCCCATAGGCCGCATGACTTGGCGATGTACCAGGTTGTGGACGGATTCACTTACGAAGGTGTTCCCATAAAATTCCGGACCCAAAATGATATCCCGGTAAATATTTAATCCGCAGGCACCGGTGATTAGGTGATCAGCACCTGCATTGTTGTAGCGGCTCTCCACCTTGCTGATCCTGAAAATAGGAGGTGCATAGGGGATTTCAGGAACCAAAACCACTCCCTGGGGATAAATGACAAAGGGATTGCGGCGCAGGTATAGATCCGAGAGGACGAAGTGGAAATTAGGTTTGGAGTTATTGCAACCAAACCAGTTTCCCCAGTCGTCCCTGCATCGGCCGTATTGAGTGCGACCGGTAAGAGTTTCAATGTCTCCCGTATCGGGTTTGATTTTGAGGTCCCGTCCGGAGATATCGACTGTTTTTCCAGATTTGAGTGATCGAATCTGCCCATTGCTGTCCCCATTGGCCATGTGGATCCAGTTATCCAATCCGAAACTTAGGGTGTTAACAAGATGTTGGGAGTTCCCTTTTTTAAACCCGGTATATAGGGAATTAACGGAATCGGCGATTCCATCGCCGTCGGTATCCTCCGCATACAGTATGTCTGGTGCCGAAGTAACAAGGACTCCATTGCGCCAAGCTTTGACTTCGGTAGGATAAAGCAGCCCATCCAAAAACACTGTCGATTTGTCGTAACGCCCATCACCATCCAGATCCTCCAAATAGCGAACCCGCCCTCCAGGTTTGCCGTCCGGACCAACTCCCGTCGGATAGTCCCCCATTTCCACGACCCAGAGTTTTCCATCAGGTCCCCAGTCGATATTAATGGGATCCTGGACCAAGGGCTCGGCTGCGGCCAACTCCACTTTGAAACCTTGGGGAACTTGAATGCTGGCGACAGCTTCCCGCAGGGGAAGCGGATCGGGCATTAGAAAATCGGAAGGGATCGGGTCTCCCGCTTTGTATGCAGGCAAATGGTAAAAGGGTAAGCATGCAATACAGAATATTGTGAAGCTTCTTTGTTTCACGGTTCGGGTTGGCGATGTATAACCTTAGCTTAATATCCAGCCATCCGGATATTCCTTGCGCAGCAATTGATTGGCATTGGGCAGCTTGGTAAATTGCATTCTCTTGGAATCAAAATGCAGACGTGTTCCCATTCGCGATGCGATGTTGCCCAATTGAACCATTTCGGTGAAGGGACCAGCATAACTGAAATCCGAGCTGGCTTTCCGGTTTTCCTTTATGGCGTTCGCCCATTCGTTGTGGTGATCACCTTTGATTCGGCGGATCGTTTTTGGTGGTAGCGATTCCTTTAACTCCTCGAATTTTTCCGACGGGGATATACGAACGCTTCCCCCGTATTCGTCACTGATAATCACGGCTTCCTCTCCAATGATGAACGTGCCACTGCCACGTTGCGGACGTTCCTTTTCGGGAACGGATGCAGGAAGGGGTGGCTGCAACCGGCCGTCATACCATTTGTAAAGAACCTCCGGCATTTTACCCCGGGACGGAAAGTGGTAGGTGACCATCGACGCCTGAGGAAAGGAAACGCTGGATAGGGGTGTCGCCGCCGCCTCCAGCCAATCCGGATAACCTAGATCCAAAGCCCAGTAGGCGACATCCATGATGTGACAGGCCATATCTCCAAAAGCCCCCGAACCATAATCAAAATAAGCCCGCCAGTTGAACGGCAGGTAAGCGGGGTCGTAGGCGCGTTTTTTCGCCACCCCTTGCCACAAATCCCACTGGAGCCCGTCCGGGATTTCAGGAGCGCCTTGCGAATGGTCCGGAGCTTCCATTCCCTGGGGCCAACCGGGCCGATTAGTCCAGGAATGAACCTCTCTTACTTTGCCGATCACTCCGGCCTGTATCCACTCACGGACAGAACGGGTTCCACTGTTCGAGTGGCCCTGATTACCCATCTGAGTGATCACCCCTGCTTTTTTGGCCGCCAGCGTCAACAGGCGCGCTTCTTCCACGGTATGGGTCATCGGCTTTTCACAATAGACATGTTTCCCCAGATTTACCGCTGATAGAGCAATGGGAAAATGCATGTGATCCGGGGTCGTCACAACCACCGCGTCGATTTTGTCGGCCATCTTTTCGAACATGACCCGGTAATCATTGAACCACCGCGTACCCTTTTGTTTTATCTTGGAGAGATTGCCCGAGAATTCCTTGCCCCATTGTCCCTGGGTATTGTAGGGGTGGGTGGTAAACGCGGATTGGTGGACATCGCAACAAGCAACGATATTCTCCTCCAAAAGGCTTTGCAAGGCGACCCGGCCCCTCCCGCCGACGCCGACCAAGGCGATGTTGAGTTTTTCACTGGGGGCAAGCTGGTTTGGGGATTGTCCGACAATAAAACTGGGAACCACCATAAGCCCGGCCCCGATGGCGGAGGATTTCTGCAGGAAATCCCGACGGGGAATCGATACTTTTGAATTTTTCATGCGTTTCATCTTTTTGAATTTTGAATTTTTAACA
It includes:
- a CDS encoding zinc-binding dehydrogenase; this encodes MFHPAVVNYQNKHKAVELRELEKPTIGDEDVLLQVKAVSVCGSDLHQWQAVHGWPVNYPVVLGHEFGGVIAEIGSRVIGWKEGDRVVSETAAVIDPNNPMTRKGLYNLDPTRKGFGYGVNGAMTKFVRVPARCLHRIPEGLAFEKAALTEPCCVAYNAVIHHADIKPGDRVAVMGPGPIGLLCAAMAKLCGAEVAVVGLETDRKRLKVAETYGCTALVDGLEDWAYAVDGLGVDGVIDAAGVSKTLEIALKITRPAGWISKVGWGHQPLGFSLDPLVQKAITLRGSFSHNWPIWERVLQLLATGQLNLDPVIGGVWPLEEWHTAFETMHSAEIVKSVLIP
- a CDS encoding orotidine 5'-phosphate decarboxylase, with the protein product MKPIVQISLDIIEIAEALSTAEMAMRAGVDWLEAGTPLIIAEGMHGVKALRSRFPDTPIVADLKTMDGGWLEAELMAKAGATHVVVMSQAHEETIRCVVKAGKDLGIKIMGDNLGSSNMVDGAKLLADLGCDFVIHHIGYDERRGIAARGERMPNPLDQLREIVQAVHVPVQAVGGLTIEQAIRTPEFGAPLVVLGAPLTIDADSFKTAEGDLEASLRIICNAVHAYGDVPIN
- a CDS encoding c-type cytochrome, with amino-acid sequence MPAYKAGDPIPSDFLMPDPLPLREAVASIQVPQGFKVELAAAEPLVQDPINIDWGPDGKLWVVEMGDYPTGVGPDGKPGGRVRYLEDLDGDGRYDKSTVFLDGLLYPTEVKAWRNGVLVTSAPDILYAEDTDGDGIADSVNSLYTGFKKGNSQHLVNTLSFGLDNWIHMANGDSNGQIRSLKSGKTVDISGRDLKIKPDTGDIETLTGRTQYGRCRDDWGNWFGCNNSKPNFHFVLSDLYLRRNPFVIYPQGVVLVPEIPYAPPIFRISKVESRYNNAGADHLITGACGLNIYRDIILGPEFYGNTFVSESVHNLVHRQVMRPMGTTFSSSRAATEQTSEFLASTDTWFRPTVSRTGPDGALWVVDMHRYVIEHPEWIPEEWLAVLDLRAGSNLGRIYRVVPRHNPVRSIPRLNSLSTPELVQVLSSPNGIQRDMAQQLIIEQKSPRAIPELEKLIQNPASELGRLHALCTLDGLGKLRPEILAHALNDESPEIRRHAVRISESFVETYPWLLDELISLVKENYPPLLQQLAYTLGEWPQKRAGAALAELVLLHGKDPYLLASALSSAVPHLENLVAIQGETGNMPSPTFESDLMAIALGIEHESALIKLLRGALHPDTPGQRRFERVAQLLRALEVRKSSLEELAEKSSPELQELLQTCASVIASAPEIVSDGKRPIQERIGAIAVFGKDPGGNLSGLPSLSALLLPETPVELQMAAVSRLGEINHSKAENIIVESWSQFGPTLRSSVLNLMINHTRLTRVLLDSVESGLIPASAVDVAHRDRLFKSPFPAVRNRAEEVFGGEVNQNRHAILAKYEATYKMRGDPEQGRLWFTSFCSVCHQVKGIGRPVGPDLAALTDNSIKALLTGIILPNQAVEDKFLLYDLRLKDGTALLGMLQNETGNSVTLVGLDGNEQIILRSEIQLMSSTGRSQMPEGLEAVLNPQQMADIHAFISQ
- a CDS encoding Gfo/Idh/MocA family oxidoreductase, with the translated sequence MKNSKVSIPRRDFLQKSSAIGAGLMVVPSFIVGQSPNQLAPSEKLNIALVGVGGRGRVALQSLLEENIVACCDVHQSAFTTHPYNTQGQWGKEFSGNLSKIKQKGTRWFNDYRVMFEKMADKIDAVVVTTPDHMHFPIALSAVNLGKHVYCEKPMTHTVEEARLLTLAAKKAGVITQMGNQGHSNSGTRSVREWIQAGVIGKVREVHSWTNRPGWPQGMEAPDHSQGAPEIPDGLQWDLWQGVAKKRAYDPAYLPFNWRAYFDYGSGAFGDMACHIMDVAYWALDLGYPDWLEAAATPLSSVSFPQASMVTYHFPSRGKMPEVLYKWYDGRLQPPLPASVPEKERPQRGSGTFIIGEEAVIISDEYGGSVRISPSEKFEELKESLPPKTIRRIKGDHHNEWANAIKENRKASSDFSYAGPFTEMVQLGNIASRMGTRLHFDSKRMQFTKLPNANQLLRKEYPDGWILS